Proteins encoded together in one Thermocladium sp. ECH_B window:
- a CDS encoding translation initiation factor 2 encodes MSNDSHKDKARDKAALPPVRIARKPTPEMGELVIGTVSKITEHGAYVKLDEYNGIEAYVPVNEIVPTLFRDITDYLDVGRKAVFKVIRVDRGRQLIDLSYRKVRDEEREKMLLRWKRTTKALRLFNIISQKLGIPLQKLIEEVGWRVEDYYGDMYGIFEAAIRSEDIFDKLGIPENIANAIREVASQHVEIPKVELKGVIRLINIGPSGVDNIKKILSSIKEAAIKLGASEAEIYTIGPPRYKIIIEGRDPKKLEAAMEEIAKLVVVEAKKNGGEASFSRLD; translated from the coding sequence ATGAGCAATGATTCACATAAGGATAAGGCAAGGGATAAGGCCGCTTTGCCTCCCGTTAGAATAGCGAGGAAACCCACGCCGGAGATGGGGGAGCTAGTGATAGGTACCGTCTCTAAAATCACTGAGCACGGCGCGTATGTCAAGCTTGATGAGTATAATGGAATAGAGGCCTATGTGCCTGTCAATGAAATAGTTCCCACGCTTTTCAGGGATATAACGGATTACTTGGATGTGGGTAGGAAGGCCGTCTTCAAGGTTATACGGGTTGATAGGGGCAGGCAACTAATTGATTTATCCTATAGAAAGGTTAGGGATGAGGAAAGGGAGAAAATGCTTCTGAGGTGGAAGAGGACAACTAAGGCGCTGCGGTTATTCAATATTATTTCCCAGAAACTCGGCATCCCGCTTCAAAAATTAATCGAGGAAGTGGGTTGGAGGGTTGAAGATTATTATGGGGACATGTATGGGATTTTTGAGGCGGCCATCAGGAGCGAGGACATCTTCGATAAATTAGGTATACCGGAGAACATCGCAAATGCAATACGTGAGGTCGCGTCCCAGCACGTAGAGATACCTAAGGTTGAGTTGAAGGGCGTAATTAGGCTAATAAACATAGGTCCAAGCGGCGTCGATAATATAAAGAAAATACTTAGCTCAATTAAGGAAGCAGCGATCAAGCTCGGCGCCAGTGAGGCTGAGATATATACCATAGGTCCCCCCAGGTACAAGATAATCATTGAGGGAAGGGACCCCAAGAAGTTGGAGGCAGCCATGGAGGAGATAGCCAAGCTAGTCGTAGTTGAGGCTAAGAAGAATGGCGGCGAAGCATCGTTTAGCAGGCTTGATTGA
- a CDS encoding 50S ribosomal protein L38e, translating to MPMETNSVDEWRRHAESALEIRVKKVGDVVKLKARTRHSLVTIKLSESDANQLIQEYKGKGKPIKEX from the coding sequence ATGCCTATGGAAACTAATTCGGTTGATGAGTGGAGGAGACATGCGGAGTCCGCCTTGGAGATTAGGGTTAAGAAGGTGGGGGATGTAGTTAAGTTAAAGGCTAGAACTAGGCATAGCCTGGTTACTATAAAGCTTTCGGAGAGCGATGCTAATCAATTGATACAGGAGTATAAGGGTAAGGGTAAGCCTATTAAGGAGNTTTAG
- a CDS encoding cell division control protein Cdc6 — protein MAIFKNEKALMPDYVPEKLPFRDEQLKMLQAYFGSFIKEPGSMYVKTIMVGRSGSGKTVTSRKFGSYVKTASKGLVDYVHISCALHRTPFSVLKTIGLSLNLPIPRRGFSSEELLELIIDKVAEKNKYAVIVLDDVFYLFNYGGPDSIDALVRLGEEYYDKNYRFSLLLVSQSKSFMDQLNKGVKSSLGNAIIEFPPYTKDQIFEILLNRAQEALNDTAYTEEILEMISDVAGVDPDNPNQSTVRGDARYALDILWRASKLAEVSGATHVSPSHIREAVMQTLHGVREDELMSLPLHEKLLLLAIVNRLMRESETPYISIGDAESEYEMVCEQYGQEPRKHTQLWEYVKDMASRGILETRLSGKGMRGRTTFISIPTEPLETMQQSLSSMIRRDLGD, from the coding sequence ATGGCCATATTTAAGAATGAGAAGGCATTAATGCCGGACTATGTGCCGGAGAAGCTTCCATTTAGAGACGAGCAGTTGAAAATGCTTCAAGCATATTTTGGGTCATTCATAAAGGAGCCGGGCTCCATGTATGTCAAGACAATAATGGTGGGTAGATCGGGCAGCGGCAAGACCGTCACAAGCAGGAAGTTCGGTTCATATGTGAAGACGGCTTCCAAGGGGCTGGTTGATTACGTTCACATCAGTTGCGCATTGCATAGAACCCCCTTCAGCGTTCTAAAGACCATAGGGCTCAGCCTGAATTTGCCGATACCTAGACGAGGTTTCTCCAGCGAGGAGCTTCTTGAATTGATAATCGATAAGGTGGCAGAGAAAAATAAGTATGCAGTGATTGTGTTGGATGATGTTTTCTATTTATTTAATTATGGTGGTCCGGATTCCATTGATGCATTGGTGAGGCTCGGCGAGGAGTACTACGACAAGAATTATAGATTCAGTCTCCTACTGGTGAGCCAAAGCAAGTCATTCATGGATCAATTAAACAAGGGAGTAAAGAGCTCGCTGGGCAATGCCATTATAGAGTTTCCCCCCTACACTAAGGACCAGATATTCGAGATATTGCTGAATAGGGCCCAGGAGGCCCTTAATGACACGGCCTATACGGAGGAGATACTTGAAATGATATCTGACGTAGCCGGCGTCGATCCCGATAATCCCAATCAATCCACTGTTCGGGGCGATGCCAGATACGCGCTGGATATATTATGGAGAGCATCAAAGCTAGCTGAAGTAAGCGGCGCCACGCATGTATCTCCAAGCCACATAAGGGAGGCCGTGATGCAGACCCTTCATGGCGTTAGGGAGGATGAGTTAATGAGTCTCCCCCTCCACGAGAAGCTTCTCCTATTAGCCATAGTTAATAGGTTAATGAGGGAAAGCGAAACCCCCTACATATCGATTGGGGATGCGGAGAGCGAGTACGAAATGGTTTGTGAACAGTATGGCCAGGAACCCAGGAAGCACACGCAGCTGTGGGAGTACGTGAAGGACATGGCTTCCAGAGGCATCCTGGAGACCCGTCTCTCCGGCAAGGGAATGAGGGGGAGAACCACATTCATATCCATACCAACCGAGCCCCTTGAAACGATGCAGCAATCCCTTAGCTCAATGATAAGGAGGGACTTGGGTGATTAA
- a CDS encoding uridine phosphorylase, with protein sequence MATRPTVSGKVYHLRVSKVNPYVLLPGDPDRVPLIASHWDEVTEKSESREYRTFNGIYRGAPITATSSGIGGPSASIAIDELAMSGARTVIRVGTTGSLLSSIKVGDLVISRGAYRMDGASAQYAPPGYPASPHPDVVNALVLAAEELGVRYHVGLTATTDTFYIGQGRPGFNGYLPPENARLLERLRELKIINLEMETAVVLTIANVYGLRAGAIMAVIANRETDDFDPHAGVSDEVKVANEAVKLLKEWDDAYPDKPIKSMLGIRK encoded by the coding sequence ATGGCTACCAGACCAACGGTAAGCGGTAAAGTCTATCATCTACGCGTGTCCAAGGTTAACCCATACGTATTGCTCCCAGGGGATCCCGATAGAGTCCCATTAATAGCCTCTCATTGGGATGAAGTCACCGAGAAATCCGAGTCCAGGGAGTACAGGACATTTAATGGGATATATAGAGGTGCACCAATAACTGCAACATCATCCGGCATCGGGGGCCCCTCCGCATCGATTGCAATTGATGAATTAGCGATGAGCGGAGCCAGAACAGTGATACGGGTGGGAACCACTGGTTCACTTCTCTCATCGATAAAGGTGGGTGACTTAGTGATAAGCAGGGGCGCTTATAGAATGGATGGGGCAAGCGCCCAATACGCTCCCCCCGGTTACCCTGCCTCCCCTCATCCCGATGTAGTGAATGCCCTTGTGCTCGCCGCGGAGGAGCTTGGCGTGCGTTACCATGTTGGATTAACAGCCACCACAGATACGTTCTATATTGGACAGGGGAGGCCCGGCTTCAATGGGTACCTACCGCCTGAGAATGCCAGATTATTGGAGAGGCTTCGTGAATTGAAGATAATTAATCTAGAGATGGAGACCGCCGTTGTTTTAACAATAGCCAACGTATATGGGCTACGGGCCGGCGCAATAATGGCAGTCATAGCTAACAGGGAGACCGATGATTTTGATCCGCATGCCGGCGTAAGCGATGAGGTAAAGGTCGCTAATGAGGCTGTAAAGCTGCTTAAGGAATGGGATGATGCATACCCCGATAAACCAATCAAGTCTATGCTGGGCATCCGCAAGTAA
- a CDS encoding ribosome biogenesis protein — protein sequence MVNSILRRCRNCGKYTLRKDRCPYCGGELKVPHPPKFSPEDKYRKYKLVMDVLSGRIQVSEETMKRIKESIH from the coding sequence ATGGTTAATTCAATACTTAGGAGGTGCAGGAATTGCGGTAAATACACCCTAAGGAAGGATAGGTGTCCTTACTGTGGCGGCGAGCTTAAGGTTCCGCATCCCCCCAAGTTCTCGCCGGAGGATAAGTACCGTAAGTATAAATTAGTAATGGATGTGCTTTCGGGTAGGATTCAGGTAAGCGAGGAAACAATGAAGCGCATCAAGGAATCAATTCATTAA
- a CDS encoding 50S ribosomal protein L44, translating to MKFPKTVRMYCPRCDTYTDHSVSTYSSGKRRTLSEGQRRYLRKLKGYGSTRKPKQKTLYKVTKKVTLKLTCRQCGYVSMKTLGRLKKIEIVER from the coding sequence ATGAAGTTCCCGAAGACCGTGAGGATGTATTGTCCACGATGCGATACGTACACCGATCACAGCGTTTCCACCTACAGTAGCGGCAAGAGACGCACATTATCCGAGGGACAGAGGAGGTACCTAAGGAAGCTTAAGGGATACGGCTCAACTAGGAAGCCCAAGCAGAAGACCCTATACAAGGTAACGAAGAAGGTAACCCTAAAGCTCACCTGTAGGCAATGCGGCTACGTATCCATGAAGACGCTTGGCCGCCTCAAGAAGATAGAGATAGTGGAGAGGTGA
- a CDS encoding 30S ribosomal protein S27: MPQSLRKVLVPLPKSRFIRVRCNSCGNEQVVFSHPSMEVKCLVCGAVLVKPSGGHGKLIGSIVKELD, translated from the coding sequence ATGCCTCAAAGCCTAAGAAAAGTCCTTGTCCCGCTTCCCAAGTCCCGCTTCATTAGGGTCAGGTGCAATAGTTGCGGCAATGAGCAGGTAGTGTTCTCTCACCCATCAATGGAAGTGAAGTGCCTCGTGTGCGGTGCGGTTCTAGTTAAGCCAAGCGGCGGCCACGGCAAACTCATAGGATCAATAGTTAAGGAACTGGATTAA
- a CDS encoding DNA polymerase: MKLVYPDAREWTSIVDAVAVLIEEATFTVAQDGLRLRALDPSRTSMVDLFIPKEAFEEYPAIDGEEHIGINFNDLKKVLKRSRKDDKVVMEVDGGKLKVKLIGKATRTITMPLLDIGVEQLPAPKAVFTVMAKLASDALDQAIRDVEIIADAVKLEGKEDGIYVKASSDKGDLEIKFEREGDVMFEYDLKEXAASTYSIDYLADITSKAASISDIVTLEFATQKPIALTFEIPMGGKLAYYIAPRMD; encoded by the coding sequence ATGAAGCTAGTTTACCCCGATGCCAGAGAGTGGACATCAATAGTGGATGCGGTGGCTGTGCTGATAGAGGAAGCCACCTTCACTGTGGCTCAGGATGGGCTCAGGTTAAGGGCTTTGGATCCATCTAGAACCTCCATGGTGGACCTATTCATACCTAAAGAGGCCTTTGAGGAGTATCCCGCCATAGATGGAGAGGAGCACATCGGGATAAACTTCAATGACTTGAAGAAGGTATTGAAGAGGTCCAGAAAGGATGATAAGGTGGTCATGGAGGTTGATGGCGGTAAGTTAAAGGTCAAGCTAATTGGAAAAGCGACTAGGACCATAACCATGCCCTTGCTCGATATAGGGGTGGAGCAATTGCCTGCCCCAAAGGCCGTTTTCACAGTGATGGCTAAACTAGCCAGCGACGCGTTGGATCAAGCGATTAGGGATGTTGAGATAATAGCGGATGCGGTGAAATTAGAGGGGAAGGAGGATGGGATATATGTGAAGGCATCAAGCGATAAGGGCGACTTGGAGATCAAGTTCGAGAGGGAGGGAGACGTAATGTTCGAGTACGATCTAAAAGAGNCGGCTGCATCTACGTACTCTATAGATTACTTGGCCGATATAACGTCTAAGGCAGCCTCAATAAGCGATATAGTGACGCTTGAATTCGCCACCCAGAAACCCATAGCGCTAACCTTCGAGATACCCATGGGAGGCAAATTAGCGTACTACATTGCGCCGCGCATGGATTAG